AGACCTGGGGTGCTACAGTAATTTAGGCATCTTGGTTTGGCCTGAGGCTTTCAGATAATTCATATCACAAAGTGCTTGATATTCACACTGGGCCCATTTGGGGCAAAGCActaaagaatacacacacacacacacacacacacacacacacacacacacgcacatgtcCTAGATAGATTGTATTTTATCAAGACTAAGATCTCATCCACGGTAAGATGGTTCATTATTTTAGGTACCCCTAAGCAAAAACAGCAGCTGCCAAGTAAACTATGATAGCCGTCATTTGGTAGATGTCtccccatttcagagatgttaaaatgtgaccTTGAGTCAATGAAATATAGTAGCAATTTATCTTGACTTGTGATATCGTGTTGCCAAGACCAGATTTATACACATGAAATAAACTTTAAGACCCAGACCATCCATAATGATGGAGCTCTTCACACACTGTCGCGTTTCATCCCTGTCATGGACCCAGGTGTGAGGCTGGTTGCCCAGAAGCCAACTCTGAGATGAGGATTCACGCACATGGCAAGCAAGGGGCGGCTTCAGGCCAGGTCCCAGCCTCGGCCTGAGCCCACAGGGGCAGTGGGGTGTACATGCCTCAGAGCAAGGAAACCAAGCCTCTTATATACCATATATCACATTATGTGGGGAGGTTGGGGCTGCTTGGGGGTGTCTTGGGAAGAGGCATGTGAAAGGATAAACgggagtgggcacaaagagtgaagatCTTTGTATCACCTACTGTGTCCACTCTGATTTCGTGCCCACTGCATCTGTCCACTTCTGAGAGAGGGATGTTGGTCTCCAACCatgatagtggattcatctatttttccttgcagtcctttgaatttttgtctcacatattttgatgctctgttgttaggtgcatatacattaaGGATTGTCATTtattcttggagaattgacccctttatcattatgtaatgcccatcttttttttttttttaaagattttatttgtcctttttctccccaaagccccccagtacatagttgtatatttttagttgggggtcctactagttgtggcatgtgagatgccacctcagcaaggcctgatgagtggtgccgtgtccatgcccaggatctgaactggtgaaaccatgggccactgaagcgggacACGCGAACTtcaccattcggccatggggccagccctgtaatgcccttctttacccctgataactttccttgctttgcAGTAAGctgtctgaaattaatgtagttaatcctgctttcttttttctcttcttcttcttcttttttttttttttttgaaagatcagccctgagctaacatctgccaccaatcctcctctttttgctgaggaagactggccctgagctaacatccgtgcccgtcttcctctactttatatgtgggatgcctaccacagcatcacTTGCCAAGCCATATGagggtccacacacaggatctgaacaagcgaaccctgggccactgaagcagaacatgtgaacttaaccactgcaccacccggccggccctactcctgctttctttcgatgagtgttagcatggtatatttttctccatccatttacttttaatctatctgtgTCTTTACGTTTAAAGTGGATTTCTGATAGACAACATATAGCTGGGTCTTGTTTTGTGATCCGCTCTGACAATTGGTCTTTTAAATGCTGCATTTAAGCCACTGACGTGCAAAGTGAtcattgatatagttggattaatatctaccatatgtgttactattttctatttgctgTCCTCGTTCCTTCTTACTACTTTTGTCTTCcactgtttttctgccttttgtggttttaattgagcgttttatatatttccattttctctcctttcttagcatattggttatacttcttttttcctttttttagtggttgccctagagatTGCAATATACATTCACAGccaatccaagtccactttcgaATAACACTATATCATTTCATAGGTAGTGTGAGTgccttataataaaaaaataataatcctaattcctccttTCTGTCAATGCTCTTAAAACGACTTTTCAAAATCGTGCCTGCTAAGAGTGATGtcagaaaaaataggaaatagggAATAAGGTCCCACCCCCCTGACAGAAACACTGGAGAATCTGGGAAAACTGTTGGAAACAACTTTGTCTgaactctggaaaatagtcaaaGATTTACAAAATCAAGGGAATTCTTCATCAAGAAAAAGCAACTGCAGCCACATATAAAAACTTAATAATTTAGGAGAATCActaaaccaaaaaacaacaacaagccaCAGCGATTAGCAACAAAAAACTGAGGGAGTGAGGAGAATCTGATATCCAGAGTTATCACAATTGTAATATTCAACAtgcccagttttcaacaaaaattatgaggcatgcaaagaaggaagaaattatggCCCAtctataggggaaaaaaaaaaaagcaattaggAGAAATGTCCCTGAACAAGTCTGGGCATTAAATGTACTAGACAAAGCCTTTAAATCAACTCTCTTAATATACTCTTAAGAGTTCAAGGAAGCTGGGAacaaaaaaactaagagaaactAAGGGACTCgtgtctcaccaaatagagaatatcaatgaagagaaacataaaagggaaccaaatagaaattctggaattgaaatatacaataactgaaacaaaaacttcattagagggactcaatagcacatttgagcaggcaggagaaagaattagtgaacatGAACTTAGGTCACATGAAATACTCCAGTCTGAAAAGTGGttggaaaaaaaaggatgaagagaaaagaagataaatgaagataaaaacaagaatgaagagaaaaaaagataaatgaagattaaaaaaaaaaaaaagaatgaagagaaaaaaggaacagaactTAAGAGGGCTGTGGGACACCATCATGCATACCAACATACACTTCACAGgcatcccagaaagagaagagagaaaggagtaaaaatatttgaagaaataatggctgaaaacttcccaaatttgaggaaacatgtgaatctacacatccaagaagcttaatgaactccaagtagaataaattcaaagagatccacactgaaACTTGTTATACTCAAACGATCGAaagacaaagaatcttaaaagcagcaagaggtCAATTGCCAATGTGTCATCAGAAATTGTGAGGCCAGAAAGCAGTGGGATGGcatgtttaaagtgctgaaagaaaataatgtcaaCCAAGAAGTCGATATCCAACAAATGTAtccttcaaaaaagaagaagaaatgaagacatttccagataaataaGAGTTAAAGGAATTCATCTCTAGTAGAcgtgccctacaagaaatgaccATTCAGGCTGAAATAAAAGGGCACTAAACAGTAACTTGtagccatatgaagaaataaagaacatcagTAAACGTGTCCATTTCAGCAGTTTGAGTGTTTGTAAGGATTTTCCCATTACATGtaggttatctaattttttgGAGCACAGTTGTTCATAATACACTTGCATAATCCGTTCTATTTATGTCAGGTCAGTAGGGATGTCCccatttttgtttctgattttagtaatttgagtctcctctcttttttcttagtcagtctagctaaaggttcgTCAAATTTGCtgctcttttcaaaaaaccaacttttgttttctttgatttttctctattgtttttatagACTCTATTTCATTAACCTgtgttctaatctttatttcctcccttctatcAGCTCTAGGTTTAGTCCGCTCTTTTTCCAGCTCCTTAAGGTATAAAGTTACATTATTGATttgaaacctttcttcttttttaatgtaactgttgacagctataaatttccctctgagcccTGTTTTGGCTGTGTCCCATAAGTATTGCtttgttatgttttcattttcattcatctgaaagtattttctaactttccttgtgatttcttctttgccccattgattgtttgttcaatttctacGTATTTgtcaattttccagttttccttctgttattgatttctagtttttgtccatcatggtcagagaagatacCTCGCAtggtttcaatctttttaaacttgttgagatttgttttgtgacctaacgtGGTCTAATCTGGAGAATGTTTcccgtgcacttgagaagaatgtgtattctgctgtcgtTGAGTTGAGTGTCGTGTACATGTCTAtcaggtctagttggtttatagtgttctTCAACTCCTCCATCACCTTATTGATCTTTGATCTAGTtgttctattatttcattttttattagtgAAAATGACTTTTTTGAAGTCTTCAACTATTATTGTGGAACTGGAACTGTCTCTTTcttcaattttgtcatttttgcttCATTCATTTTGGGGCGCTGTTGCTAGGTGCATACGTGATTATAATTGTCATATTTTCTTGGTATATTGACAGTATTATCAATATTTAATGTCCTTATTTGTCTCTTACAATAATTTTTGACTCaaagtctgttttatctgatttTATTATAGTCATCCAGCTCTCTTTCGGTTAGTATTTGcatgaatatctttttccatcctttcactttcaatctatttgtatcttGGTATCTAAAGTGAGtgaactgactcaagaagaactAGGCAAGCTGAGCTGACATAAAACAATAAGGAGATGGCATCAGTAAGGAAAAACTTCCCAGaccggtggttaccagagggcaagagGGTAGGGtagggcaaaagaggtaaaggggcacatatgtatggtgacagataaaaactagactattggtggtgaacacaatgcagtctatacagagagtgatatataacaatgtatatctgaaacttacacaatgttataagccaatatggcctcaataaaataatttttttaaaagaatctctttgagaagaaaagcccaggaccagatgacttcaatACTGAATTGTACTAAACATTTATAAGTcaattaacaccaatctttctcaaactcttccaaaaaaacagaagatgagGAACATTTCCTGACTCactctatgaggtcagcattatcctgatatcaaagacagaaaaacaacaaaagaaaacttcagaccaatattccttatagataaagataaaaaatcctcaacaaaatacagtGAAGCCAAATggagcagcacattaaaagaatagtacaccacgaccaagtgggatttgtccCAAGAATGCAAGAGTGACTCAATATGTGAAAACCAATCAGTGTAAtgcatcacattaatagaatgaaggggggacatcacatgatcatctgaattggtgcagaaaaagcatttgacaaaagccAAACCAAGACTTTTTCATGATAAagtcactcaacaaactaggaatggaaagGAACTTCTTCAACATACTACGGGGCATTAtccaaacccacagctaacatcatgctcaatggtgagAGACGGAAAGCtatctccctaagatcaggaacaagacaagggtgaccACTTTCATCACTTATGTTCAACATCgtactggaagttctagacaGAGAAGttgggcaagaaagagaaatagaagacatccaaattagaaaggaagaaagaaaacttactacaaagctacagtaatccaaacagtGGTGTTGGCATAAGGATGGACACGTAGATCAATGTAATAAAATTGAGAGtttagaaataaatccatatatcGGTGATCAATTGAATTTTAACAAGAGTGTCAAGACcgttcaatggagaaagaatagtctcttcaacaaatggtgctggggccactggatctccacatgcaaaagaaagaagttgaactctatctcacaccatatgcaaaaagtaactcaaaatggatcaaagccctAAATACAAGAGCTAAAGCTATAAATCTCTTAGAAGAAACCATAGGGGTAAACCTGCATGCCCTTAGATTTGGCAATGGCTTCTtcgatatgacaccaaaagcacaagcaacgaaAGAGaatatagataaattggacttagtcaaaattgacaaattttgtgtatcaaaggacactatcaagacaGTGAAAACACAGCTCacggaataggagaaaatacttgcaaattgtAATTCTGTAAGGgtttagtatccagaatacataaaggaCTCCTACaatcaacacaaaaagacaaacaacccaattaaaaacagacaaagcactttgatagacatttctccaaagaagataaacaaatagccaacaagcacatgaaaggaAGCCCACTATCCTCGGTCACTGGGGAAAAGCAAATCGAAGCCACAGTGAGAcatcatttcacacccactaggctataatttaaaaaaaaaaaagaaaaacagaaaataaccagtgctggtgagcatgtggagaaattggaaccctcacacactgctggtgggattgtcaaatggtgcagctgccGTGGGAAATAGTCTGGCACTTCCTCACAATCTAAACCTAGAGTTatcatatgagccagcaattgtactcctgggTATACTGAAAAGAGGTGTTCAAGCAAAAACTGGAACaaaaatgttcatggcagcattattcacagtagccaaaggtggaaacaacccgaTTGTCcgccaactgatgaatggataaataaaaggtgATACATCCACGtgatggaatagtattcagccataaaaaggaatggagcactgaCACACGCTACGGTGTGGATGAATCTGGAAAACGCTAGGTTAAGTGAAAGAGGtcagatacaaaaggccacatgttgtatgattctttttatatgaaatgtggCGAATAGGTAACTCCATAGAGACAGACAGCAGAGCAGTGATtgacaggagctggggagggccTACTTAATGTATaggatttccttttggggtgatgagaatgtcctggaactagatagtggtcaTGTTGGCACAACATTGTGACTGTACGAAATGCCACTGAAGGGCACACGTTAAAATGGGTAAAACGGTAAATCTTATATTATGTGTtatcacaacagaaaaaaaaaaccaaaacatctaCAAAGTGTTCCTAAGAGTGTGGACCCCAGACGCCACAGCACCCAGAATCGTTAGCATCGTAAATCTCGGTTGATCTTACAGGTGGGACATTTAGGTTGTAATTTGAGCAACTTTAATGATTAATGAGATCAAGCAGGTTTTCACATGCTTCTTGGAAATTTGAACATTTTGAATCTTGTATTCCATTCTTTTGGATCTTATCCTGTTTTAGTTGTACGGACTTTAAGGTTTTCATATGAACCTCTCAGCTATCACGCAGagtacaaatattttctgtcttcaatttGTACATGGAAAAGACTCCCTTTGGGTTTTGGTTGAGATGACGTTGGTGATGGATTGACCCCGCGAGAGTGGAGGTCCACACAGCCCGGCGTTCCCTGCCCATGAACTATCTCTGGTCCCCAGTGGACAGACACTGTGTGTGTCCTTTGGTCAAGTTTTACTGTTTTGTTCGCTATTTTGAACGCTACGCTCTCAACCTTCCTCTCGGGCACTGTagagctggggctgcagtggcGCTGGCATCTGGCCCCTAGCATCCTCACGCTGGTGCAGGGGTGAGGGAGGCTGCGGGGGCTGAGAGTTTATCTCACAGCAGCCCCTCCGTGAATGAGACTTCGAGCCTGTGGCGGGCACTCAGCAAGAACCCTCCTCAGTTTCCACAAGTTTTCTGGAGCCAAACAAAGAAGAGATGGGCGAACACCCCCTGCAACATACTCACGAGCTTAGTGAGCAAGGACTGAGTGTAGAAAATCAGCCAGCAGTAACGAGGGCTCTCCTGCAGCCTGCTCGCAGCATCAACACGGAAGGGAGGGCGTCCTGGGACAACACAAGCCCGGGAGGGGCACAAAAGCCCACGGCCCCGGGCACCGTGCACGCtcgcacacacacattcacaccttcctccagccccaccgCCCCACCATGGCTGCCTCCACCCTGTCCGTCTGCTCCAGCGACCTCAGCTATGGCAGCCGGGTCTGCCAGCCCGGTGCCTGGGACTCCTGCCCCGACTCCTCCTGGCAGGTGGACGACGGCCCAGAGAGCTGCTGCGAGCCCCCGTGCTGCGCCCCCAGCTGCTgtgcccctgccccctgcctgaCCCTCGTCTGTACCCCTGCCAGCTGTGTGTGCAGCCCCTGCCAGGCAGCCTGCACCAGCTTCTGCACGCCCTTGTGCTGCCAGCAGTCTAGCTGCCAGCCCTCATGCTgcacctcctccccctgccagcagGCCTGCTGCATGCCCGTCTCCTGCACCCCTGTCTGCTGCACCCCCGTCTGCTGTGTGCCCGTCTGCTTTGGGGCCTCCCCCTGCTCAGACGTCTCCTGCTGCCAGCAGTCTAGCTGCCAGCCCTCCTGCTgcacctcctccccctgccaacAGGACTGCTGCGTGCCCGTCTCCTGCACACCCGTCTGCTCCAAGGCaaccccctgcccagccccctcgtgctgccagcccagcccctgcctcccctcctgctgcAACCCCGCCTCCTGCCAGCCCAGCTGCTGCCACCCGGCCTCCTGCGTGTCCCTGCTCTGCCGGCCTGTGTGCAAACCCTCCTCCTGCGTGTCCCTGCTCTGCCGCCCCACGTGCTCCCGCGCGGCCCGCTGTGGCCCCGCCCCGGCCCAGAAGTCCCGCTGCTGAACGGTCCGGCTCCTGCCTCGCCAGCTGCTGTCTCTGCTCCTGAGCGCAGGTCCCTCCCAGGAGCCCGACCCTCGGATGCCAAGACCTCTCTGTCTCCGTCGGGGATTTGCATACCCCGCCTCTGTCCCTTTCTGAGAGGAGGTGACCCACAGATCCCTCAAGCGGGAGGGGCCTGGGGGACCTGTGAACCTCCTGTGCGGATGGATTGCTGGCATTCGGAGTGACAAACGTCCATGGCTATAATCAATACAACGTCTGTGTCAGGAAATCTGgccctctgtctcttctttcctcctcctgagcCCCCACCCCCGAGGCCCCATCCCACGTGGGCATCCGGTCGCCGTCTGGTAGAACCAGACAGTGAAGACGTGGTCTCAAACCCGGGTTCAAACAGCTGAGGGACGCTGAGAGCTGAGAGAGGATGCATCCACCTGCTCCgtcccctgccccgccccacgGCCCCCACCCTCTGTCGGGAGCCCTCCAAGGCTGGCCCCCAAGGCCGGCGTGGGTGCAGGAGGCTTGGACCCCGAGGGGCCTTGGGCCTCCTGTGTACACCGTCCCCTTGCCCGTGCAGTGTGCATCTGAGTGCGGAGCAGCAGAAACCCCGTGTGGTTGGGGATCCTGCTGACGCCCCTTGGAGAGAGGGGCTCACAGAGAGGAGAAGCGCCTGCGTGCTGGTCCTGCACAGGGCCTGAGGCCGACCCCTGCATGCTCTGAAGCATCTGGAAGTTCCCATGGGCCCCAAGAGGGTCATGGGTGTCAGTTCCCACATCACTCGTTCTACTCAAGGTTTCAAGGCCTCATTGAGGAGGCCCAGAGCAAACAGTCACCTTGTGAACAAATCCATGGGACAGTGGGGGAGGATGAGCCTGCAGTCTCAGTGGACCACTAGCACTAGAGAGTCAAGGGGGTACCAGTCAGAGGGACCAGGTCCACATTGGGCCCGTGCTCATCCCTTGGGCCAGGAACAGACAGAGGAGGCCCACAGGAGCAGGAAAACAGCAGAGGCGGGCGGCAGATGGGCCCGGAACAGAAGCCACCTCCCCAGGGCTGTAGGTCCCTCTCCCACCCAGGATGAGCTGCACCCCAGGAAGAGGGTAGGGAGCGAAAACCCTAAGAGGGACTTAAAGAGAAAGTGGCTGCATTGTAACCCTGTCGGACTCTTAAATCCCTCAGTTTGCCCGAGTCTATGCAAACCTGTACTGGTACTTGTTCACTGAATTTAAGAAAAGTGGGGCCCTCTCTATAGATAGATGGACAAGGCCTTGATGGACTCTTCATGGCACAAAGAGTTAGGAAAGACACAGAAGAAGGTCCCACCTCACCCCCAACCCAAAAAAGTGAAGTGCAGGAATGTTGACACACGTGGAGACCAGCAACTTACCACCCACGGTGACACCAGAACAGTCCAACAGAAGGA
The window above is part of the Equus quagga isolate Etosha38 chromosome 21, UCLA_HA_Equagga_1.0, whole genome shotgun sequence genome. Proteins encoded here:
- the LOC124231524 gene encoding keratin-associated protein 10-12-like, with translation MAASTLSVCSSDLSYGSRVCQPGAWDSCPDSSWQVDDGPESCCEPPCCAPSCCAPAPCLTLVCTPASCVCSPCQAACTSFCTPLCCQQSSCQPSCCTSSPCQQACCMPVSCTPVCCTPVCCVPVCFGASPCSDVSCCQQSSCQPSCCTSSPCQQDCCVPVSCTPVCSKATPCPAPSCCQPSPCLPSCCNPASCQPSCCHPASCVSLLCRPVCKPSSCVPCQASCCVPVSCRPAVCTPVSCQSALCTPVSCQPAVCTPVSCRPAVCTPVSCRPAVCTPVSYKPAVYVAPSCQSFVRVPVSCKPTVLVSAPCQSSGCCQPSCPTLVCRPISCSSPCCY